Genomic window (Streptomyces liliiviolaceus):
CCACCGCTGCTGGAGTCGGAGCCGGAGGAACTGTCGTCCTCCTTGGCACAGGCCGCCAGGCCGCTCGCCGCCGCCACGCCGACCGCCGCGGTGAGGAAGTTCCTTCTGCTGAGCATGTTCTTCTCCTTTGAAGAGCCGGCCTCGAAGGGCCTGCTGGTACTCGTGCCGCTCGCCGGGACAGGTCCCACATGTCCAGCCTGTCGATCATTGTTCGAAATATCGGTCATACAGGGGCGTGTGGGAAATGGCCTACGAGGTGGTGCGTCAAACGGGCAGGGCTTGGGACGGGCGGGCTTCAGACGGGCGGGGCGCCCTGGTCGGAGGTGTACGGGAAAGTGCTGGCGCGGACGACGAGTTGGGGTTCGATGGCGATCCGCGGAGCCCCGGACGGCTCCCTGCCCTCGATGAGGTCCAGGAGCAGGGCGATGCTCCGCTTGCCGACCGCCGCGAAGTCCTGCCGGACGGTGGTGAGCGGAGGCGCGAAGAACTCCGACTCCGGGATGTCGTCGAAGCCCGCCACCGCCACGTCCTGCGGAGTGCGCACCCCCGCTTCCCGCAGGGCACGCAACACCCCCAGCGCCATCTGGTCGTTGGCGACGAAGACCGCGGTCAGCCCCCGGCCCAGCCAGCCTGCCAGTTCCTGGCCGGCCCGGTAACCCGACAGCGGACTCCAGTCCCCGCGCAGGATCGACGGCGGTGCCACGCCCGCCGCTTCGAGGGTGGCACGCCAGCCCGCCGCCCGGTCCGCGGCCTCCTGCCAGTCCTCGGGTCCGGCGAGGTGCCAGACCGTACGGTGGCCGGCGGCCAGCAGGTGACGGGTGGCGAGGCGGGCGCCCAGGTGCTGATCCACGTTCACGCTGGGGATCCCCACGCCGGGCCCGCTGCCCACGGTCACCACCGGGAAGGGGTGGCGCAGTTCCGCGAGTGCCTCGACCGCCGAGCGCTGCGGGGCGATGGCGACGACTCCCTCCACCCCGCCCTCGCCGAGGTGGTCCAGCGCCTCGGCGAGCTTCTCGACGGTCAGTCTGCGCAGACTGACCGTGGAGACGAGGTAGCCCTCGGCGCGTGCCGCCTCCTCCAGTGCGAAGAGGGTGCTGGCCGGACCGTAGAGCGTGGTGTCCGAGGCGACCACACCCAGGGTCCGGGTGCGGCGGGTGACCAGGGCTCGTGCGGAGGAGTTCCGGCGGTAGCCCATCTCCTCGATCGCGTGCAGCACCCTGGCCCGGGTCTCGTCCCGCACGTTGGGGTGATCCCCCAGCACCCGGGAGACGGTCTGATGGGACACGCCCGCCAGCCGCGCGACGTCGGCCATGGTGGGCGGCCGAAGCTGGGATTGTGCCATGCCGCACCTCCTTGGCGGTCGTCTTCCGAGAACTTCCTGTGCCGGACCTGTGCCGACCCCGGATGTCGGCTCCGGATGTCGGCCGGTGATTGCGGAGGTCATTGTGAGCGCTAACAATTCATGCCGGTCAAGGGGGCGGACAGCAGGAGGCACGTCACGTTTGAGTAACGCGCCGGAAGCGGAGGGTTGCGGCGCGGTGCCGCGCGGTCCGCGTCCACGGCACCGGTC
Coding sequences:
- a CDS encoding LacI family DNA-binding transcriptional regulator, whose product is MAQSQLRPPTMADVARLAGVSHQTVSRVLGDHPNVRDETRARVLHAIEEMGYRRNSSARALVTRRTRTLGVVASDTTLYGPASTLFALEEAARAEGYLVSTVSLRRLTVEKLAEALDHLGEGGVEGVVAIAPQRSAVEALAELRHPFPVVTVGSGPGVGIPSVNVDQHLGARLATRHLLAAGHRTVWHLAGPEDWQEAADRAAGWRATLEAAGVAPPSILRGDWSPLSGYRAGQELAGWLGRGLTAVFVANDQMALGVLRALREAGVRTPQDVAVAGFDDIPESEFFAPPLTTVRQDFAAVGKRSIALLLDLIEGREPSGAPRIAIEPQLVVRASTFPYTSDQGAPPV